The window GTTTACTTCATCTGTGCATGGTTTAAACTGAATTCGAGTAATATGATTGACCCAAATCACTATATGACAATACCACAAAGAACTAACGTTGACAACGACTATTGTATTAGTTTTCTATAAATATTACCCAACTCCCGTTGAATTGAGTTTACTTAGTCCGTTTAGTAGTGATTAACAAATATATACTACACATACCAATAAATTAACACCATCTCTACTTGGAACCAAGTTCGAATCAGTAGAACATTTATTTGTTAATTTTACTACTATATTCACTGATGCAATGCTACTCCTTCCATAAAGGAATGAGTTTCTCTTAAGCAATGCATCCTCGACACAAAAAGAAAAAGAAACTAATCATACAAAAGGGCAAAGATTTGCAAAAGCACAAACATTCCAATTACAAAGAACACACTTGGGCACAAAAACAGCTCCATTCAATTCAACAATTAGATCTCTAAACTTCATTACAAACCCAAATCTCCATATCATCTGATCATCATCATCATCACTTTCATCAATTACAACAAGAGATTTAACCAAAACAGATTGCATTACATATACCAAAACCTTAACCCTCTACTAAATCTTGGTTCTAATCAGTAAGACTTTCCCAATGTGCATATCATAAACCCCCCTAAAACCCTTTTCTCTACACCAATTTCATTCACTATATCTAATCACATTAGGAACATCTCAAAACCCCCAAACACCAACCTCCCCAACATACTTCTTCACCGCCGTTTTCCCCGAAACCGCCGCCACAGCCGCAGCGCCACCAATCACCCCCGCAACCGCCATCGCCCTTGGCCCACGCGCCGCCTTGTACATCGCCCCAGCCCCAAATCCAGCAGCACCAGTGTTCAAAATCCCCTCTTTACCCCTGTAAGAGTCAATCCCACTCTCAATCACAGAGAAGTAAAACCCCAAAATCCCCATAGTCCCTGAGTACCTCCCACCCAGCTCCAGCCCGGAGCTCAAAGCCCTGCTCATCATGACCTTCCGAGACTCGCCGGCGCCGGCGGCCTTGAGTCCCTTAACGGCGCCGTGGACGAGGCCGACGGTGCCGCCGGAGAGGAAGCAAATGCCGGTGCAGTGCTGGAGGTTGTTTCCCCATGAACGGTAGGGTCTTGAAGCTACGTCGGGAAAGAGATTCTCCGGCGAAGTTGGGAGGTGGTAGAGCTTCTTGATCGGAGCGTCGAGGTCTTGGTAGGGGTTGTAGGGTTTCACGGCGGCGGTGTGATCGTCGGGTTGGGTTGAATCGGCCATGATCGGAGAGAAAAGGGAATGTGGGTTGTTTCAGTTAGGGTTTTGGAGAATGTGGGTCGTCTCGGATTTGGGGGATTCTGGAGAGGAAGGGAAGGTTCCAGGGGTTTTATAGAGCACGAGATCGATCTGTGTGTGTGACGTTTTGGGGTTTTAGCGCCAAAGAGTGGGAGGGTTTTGCCTTGCGGAGGAGGGAATGTTGACTTTTGACTTCTACTGTCTAAATACGGTATTTTTATTTTTTATTTCACCCAAAAAAGATAGTAGTAGATAGAAGTAGAGCTTTCTTGTTTTCAAAGGTTCAAGCATGGAATTGTGGTTTACCGTTTAGTTTAACATTAGTCAGGGAGTTAAGAGAGTTAATTAAAAAGATAGTATGAACTATGAAGTTTGCAGTGTACTATACAACTAATGAGACGTGTGTTAATGTGCGAGTATTACATTTAGTGTAACGTCGATCCATATGTCTTTACGAGGAGGGGTATGAAAATAGTGTGTGTTTCTCTCATTGTTATGGTAATAATGATATTAAGTCGGAAGGAAGAAGGAAAACGGTTTGTACCTGGCTCTCCTTAAAGTATTACCGAACTCTTGTTAACTGAAGTTTACCAAGTTTATTACAACAATTAACTGTGTATCAGTATTTGAAAGTTTTGTTAAGTCATAGCCAAGCTTCATAAGTTGAAACTCAATTAACAAAAATTCATAAGAAGAGAGTTCGGGTCAATATTAATGATGGGCTCTTAACAAGTGTGTTGTAAGTGCGTTCGAACAACATATTGGTCCATTGAGTGTTGGTCTATACAGGTTTGTTTGTTAGTTTTCTTTTATTACACAAACAAGGAACAAAACTACAAAACAAAGTTTCTAAGAACTACCTTTTCCAGCAGATTCAAATAGAGTTAGGAACACCAAAATGAGAAGGCAAACGAGAGGAGAAGAAGAAGAATGATCTAAAGCAGAAATTCTATCCATCGCAAAAATTTGCCTCCCAATGGACATGCCTAAAGGTACAGCATCAGACAGAGGAAGTCTGCCAAGAGAGCCAAGAGAGATGTCTCGAATGAGAGACTTGCTACTTCAAGGGATAGAGGCTCAACCCAGAAAACAGTCAATTAGCACTACGTACGTCGATCGAATGCAAACCCTCCCTCATGACGATTGCTTCAGCCACTAAAACACTGATATCATCAATTTGTTTTGCTGCAGCTAAGTGGGTTAATGTTTACAATTATGGTATATTATATGAGCACAAAATCGATGGAAGCATTATTGTGAATCACAAAAGCATCAAAGTTTACTTTTACAAAATCCACATATATATGGAGGATGTCATGAAGATAAGATTTTAAGAACGAGAATCTATATGAGGCATGGCATGAACATTAGTATAATTTGAAGCAAAAGTAGCAGCTTTGTTTGTTGTTCTTTTATAGTGATTCTAAATCGAAAGATCTTGAGTCGAATATCGTGATCTAAGCCTAGAAGTTAACCCACATTGGACTATAATTAATTTTGTTTCGTATTGTTAATGAACTTTAAAAGACACTTAACGTGATTCTTACATCTCTATTTCCGACTACTGAGAATTAGTTACAAACGTGAAATATGTTAACCTCGAACCCTCTTGGACCTCAAACAAAAGGTCTTTGCGATTCTCCAAAGTTTTTCACAAAACTACCATGCTAGCATATGTTTTTGGAAATACAAGAACATGTTCAACCAATTAATCGAAATTTGTTGTAATTTCTCACTCGTTCAAAAGCTTAACTAGGAGTCTAGGACGAGTAGGTCATCAAATCATAGAATATACATATAATTAAAAAAAAAAAAAAAAAAATTATCAAGAACACTTTTGAGTTTTGAGATGACATATTCATTATTAACATCACTAGTTCACTACCTCTATTTACATGCACGCAGGACATCTTTTTCAGACAAATCATCATCCATCAGTTCTCTTATTTTCTTTTGCTACAACACCATGGTACGTGATACCTGTAGATAATAGCAAATACTTGATTTTGTCCACAGTACTTTGTCACAGGCGAATATTGTCAAAAAATGTATTCATTTGATGAGTAGTCTTTTGACACATACAGTCACATGCCTACAGTGTTACACCCAATAATATATGGATCTGAAAAATCTAAAAATATATATCTAATTTTTATGCACAATTTTTAATATTCAATGCTAAATTCATGAGCAATCATGCAATTAATAAACCCCTAATTGGGAATATATTGATTCTTCTCCAAACTCTAATTGAGTGAAAATGTCTTTAAACCAGCAGGCAATTTGAGCCTCTGCATGTTCTGGTTTGTCATTCTCTCTGGAAATCTGGTTACAAAAATGGGTAAATGAGGATGAACACTTTTTACATTGCTTCCTTGTAACAACAAGGAGCTATGATACATCCCTTTCAATAACTCATACCCAGTTGGTGAATAATGTGCTGATTCATAAAGACTCTTTGCCCCCACTGAATCCTAATTCACGTAAAGCTGCTCTTGATAGACCAAGCAGATTGATGTAAGAAAAAAAAATCTCAATCATCATTTTAGCATTGACTGCATGCAAGGCAAAATGGAATTCTCTTGCATTTCTTTCTGAAAAATAAAATCTTTCATTTCATGTTTCTGATCATCACAACACACTAATAGTTCCAAAAGACCAACTATATATACGAGGAAAAGTTTATTTGCATAGTAGTGACAACATATGTTCAGATAAATCATGTAATGATATGATCAGCTCTGTTTCCTTGATACATTAGGTCAATTATGCATCCAATATACAATTGTAACAATTTTCATATACATACAAAAATTTGTCGTCTTAATTAATAACATGTTAGTTTCAAGTTTAATCCTCCAATAGATAATTAATTGCTTCCTATGTAACTACGTATTTAGCTATTTACATACTCCTTCACGCATGTGAAATGAGCGGTCTTGGAGAAACAAAATGTTACACGGTTGAGGATTTAAAGTCATTGAAATGTAATAAGGCGAATCATGTTTGTATGTGAGGTTTCATGAAGCTTGCGGAATGTATTTTAGCACTGCTCTTTCATGTTCCTCTCCATTACTTAAGAGAAAATTTCAATTTTCTTATTATGGTAACTTTTCACATCAGAAGATTCGATAATCACCTTATTTTTAACTTCAGAGATTGATCGTTTTTCTTATTTAATCACATGTGGTCGAGTTGGTAAAAGTCTAGATGTGGAATCCTCATACTCAGGTTTGAATCCCGCCGACGCTAATTGGAGTTAAATCCCAATTTATTCTTGATGGCCAGGGGGAAGGAAGCGTTCTGACATGATCCCTTGGCACGGATTAGTCTATGGATCTATAAAACTTTTGAAGATACCGTCGTTTATAACTTAAAAAAAAAAATAAAAAAAAAAATAAAAAATAAAAAAAACTAACAAGGACCCTTAACAAGCATGCATAATAATCTCCATGTAAAGAGTGAAATATTCGAACCCTTTGTGTCAAAAGTTGCAAAACCCAGAAGCACCCAACAGTCCAACATAAGAAACAAGCTCAATGATGTTGTCATATGCATGGATCATTGCCAAATGGTGTTCAAACTTGAAAGGCCAGGGCAGGGCGGCTAAGCGAAGCGAGGCTAAGGTACTACCCTTTGATTTGAAATGGGGGTGGTGAGTGAGATCGAGCGTAGCATGGCATGGTTTAGGGTAGTCCCTCCCTCATGTACCCTTTGGAAAGACGACCCACCTTCCTTAAATAATTTGGTCCCAGACTCTGCATGTTTTCACGTGTCCTGCCATCCCCCTTGCCGTTAATTACACCATCATGAGCATCAGCTACTGCATAGGATTCTAGAGGACCCCCAAATACTCCCAAATTTTTCAAATAATTTTTCTCATTTCCCTGTTTAAAGTATCATTTTCCAGGAATCATGTACATTGTTATATATGCACCTTATACCTTCACCATTCTCACTCTCAATCCGTGGATCACACTCCCCGATTGATCCGTCATTTGGGAAAATGTACGTGTTTCTGGTTTTCTTTGAGGCCGGTGATCGATCATTGTTAAGCTAAGACGGATTCGAAACTTTAGATATAAGATCGTAAGTTTATGAGATCGATTTGTAAAGTGAAAACCGAGTGCGTATATAAAAAGCGTTTAAATTTGGTTTTTGTTAAACTATTATCAACCAAATAATAATCATGCGGCCGACTATTCTATATTTTGGTTAAACTATCATTTTGATCCAAAAAATATGAAGATTTCATGACTAGGGTTAGTTTAATTTCGTTGATTTTAGTTCTTTGACGAATTCCAAACCGACACACATCGAAGTCATTAAGATTTGTTGCTTCCACAACTTGGAAAATCTCTAGCTACTTAATTAAGACTTACGACTAGTCTTAGCAAAATAAGGGATATATAGAATTAGTGTAATATATATATATAGGTACCAACACATTACGTCGACAATATATATATATATATATATAGTAGAAATTACAATGCCACCTTTAGTCGAGCTAAATTATTTCCTCCCCAATTGAGGGTGACTTCACTTTCTTCTAAAACGGTGTGGTGGGCTATCTCTTCCCTTCCATGATAGAAGCATAGGACAAAAGTCCTTGATAGAAGAGAGAGAGTAGAAAGAGAGAGAGAGCTAGAAAGAGAAGGAAGGTTTGGTGTTTTTGTAGTCTTGCCTTTCTAACATTTTAGCTGCTATCTTAATTTACAGTGAGTAGTGAGAGCAAAACGGAGAGAGTAAAGAAACTCAAAAACGCAACTATGTTCGATGGAGTCGACCCAGCTGAGCAGTTGCACCAATTCATAGCAGCCTCAAGAACTTCACTCCCTCTCCCTCTTCCCAATATCCCCCTCTCTTCCTTCCCTAATCTCCAACCCTTCGATCATCCCCACCACCATCATCATCATAACTACAACATCATCAACCCTCCTCCTCCTCCACCACCGCCTCAAGAACTTGTGCAGCTTCAGCCACCTCCTCACAATCAGCTTCTGCATCCGTCTGTAGTACTTCACCGACGCGGAAATGATCAAGAGAAGCAAGAAAGCAGCACTACCTTGGTCTTGCCCTCATCGAATATGGAGATCGAACGACAGCAAGCCGCACCGGAATTGCCTAGCGATCCCTGGAGTAACGATGAGCTGCTTGCACTGCTCCGGATCAGATCTACCATGGAGAATTGGTTCCCTGAGTTCACTTGGGAACATGTATCAAGGTACTATACCTACATAACTATAGTCACTACTGCTTATTCATACAGTTGAAGTTTCCATCCAGCAAGATTAAATCTTGTTCTAAATTAGCTAGGGTTAAGAATCTTAAGATAGATTTGATTAGTGTGAAGTAGGGATTGATGCTAATGGAATTTTGAGTTACTGT of the Fragaria vesca subsp. vesca linkage group LG6, FraVesHawaii_1.0, whole genome shotgun sequence genome contains:
- the LOC101307712 gene encoding mitochondrial import inner membrane translocase subunit TIM23-3-like, whose protein sequence is MADSTQPDDHTAAVKPYNPYQDLDAPIKKLYHLPTSPENLFPDVASRPYRSWGNNLQHCTGICFLSGGTVGLVHGAVKGLKAAGAGESRKVMMSRALSSGLELGGRYSGTMGILGFYFSVIESGIDSYRGKEGILNTGAAGFGAGAMYKAARGPRAMAVAGVIGGAAAVAAVSGKTAVKKYVGEVGVWGF